In Hemibagrus wyckioides isolate EC202008001 linkage group LG21, SWU_Hwy_1.0, whole genome shotgun sequence, the following proteins share a genomic window:
- the LOC131342784 gene encoding polyadenylate-binding protein 1-A-like: protein MGFSYINSRCFTPNLSLEHSQFNSNLYFLQIKIQDPNNGGRKISNQEDDSSPNITGVELFVKDVDPRISEQRLFNEFLPFGDIISFKLMMENGRSKGYGYVTYSNEAEAKTAISELNGKILGTKVLFIALSKSKEELARLKNRRNWTRKPCYKKDAKRFWPQRH, encoded by the exons ATGGGGTTTTCATATATTAACTCCAGATGTTTCACTCCTAATCTGTCTCTAGAACATTCACAATTTAACTCCAACTTGTATTTCCTACAGATTAAAATTCAGGACCCCAACAATGGTGGCCGAAAAATCAGCAACCAAGAAGATGACAGCTCACCAAACATCACG GGAGTTGAACTATTCGTTAAAGACGTGGACCCCAGGATCAGTGAACAGCGCCTCTTTAATGAGTTCCTCCCGTTCGGAGACATCATCAGCTTTAAG CTGATGATGGAAAACGGGCGCTCAAAAGGATATGGCTATGTGACATACTCCAATGAAGCAGAGGCCAAAACAGCCATAAGCGAGCTAAACGGGAAGATCCTGGGAACGAAGGTTCTGTTCATCGCGCTGTCAAAATCCAAAGAGGAACTGGCCAGGCTGAAAAATCGAAGAAACTGGACACGCAAGCCGTGTTACAAGAAAGACGCGAAGAGGTTCTGGCCACAGC gtcATTAA
- the LOC131342785 gene encoding polyadenylate-binding protein 1-A-like, with product MYVNWILCYPSVLQGVELFVKDVDPRISEQRLFNEFLPFGDIISFKLMMENGRSKGYGYVTYSNEAEAKTAISELNGKILGTKVLFIALSKSKEELARLKNRRNWTRKPCYKKDAKRFWPQRH from the exons ATGTATGTTAACTGGATCCTCTGTTATCCCTCTGTTTTGCAGGGAGTTGAACTATTCGTTAAAGACGTGGACCCCAGGATCAGTGAACAGCGCCTCTTTAATGAGTTCCTCCCGTTCGGAGACATCATCAGCTTTAAG CTGATGATGGAAAACGGGCGCTCAAAAGGATATGGCTATGTGACATACTCCAATGAAGCAGAGGCCAAAACAGCCATAAGCGAGCTAAACGGGAAGATCCTGGGAACGAAGGTTCTGTTCATCGCGCTGTCAAAATCCAAAGAGGAACTGGCCAGGCTGAAAAATCGAAGAAACTGGACACGCAAGCCGTGTTACAAGAAAGACGCGAAGAGGTTCTGGCCACAGC gtcATTAA
- the LOC131342783 gene encoding ADP-ribosylation factor 4-like: MGNFFTTLLFRLRENRPVRILMVGLDAAGKTTVLYKLKLGEVVTTIPTLGFNVEKVDYKNISFTVWDVGGQDVIRRLWRHYYQNTMGLIFVVDSSDRERIQDAALELQNMLEEDELRDAAVLVLANKQDLPNAMPVHEMTEKLGLHALKGRSWYVQSTCAVIGTGLYEGLDWMVDQMSKQ, from the exons ATGGGTAACTTTTTCACCACCCTCTTATTCCGCCTCAGAGAGAACAGACCAGTCAGAATACTGATGG TTGGTCTGGATGCAGCCGGGAAGACTACAGTCCTCTACAAACTCAAACTGGGGGAAGTCGTCACAACCATTCCTACTCTCG GCTTTAACGTTGAGAAGGTTGACTACAAGAACATCTCCTTCACCGTGTGGGACGTCGGAGGACAGGACGTCATCAGACGGCTCTGGAGACACTACTATCAGAACACCATG GGCCTCATCTTTGTAGTGGACAGCAGTGACCGTGAGCGCATCCAAGATGCCGCTTTGGAGCTGCAGAACATG CTGGAGGAAGATGAGCTGAGGGACGCCGCTGTGTTGGTTCTTGCTAACAAACAGGATTTGCCCAATGCCATGCCGGTCCACGAGATGACCGAGAAGCTCGGACTGCACGCCCTGAAAGGACGAAGT tGGTACGTCCAGTCGACTTGTGCGGTAATCGGAACAGGTTTATATGAAGGATTGGACTGGATGGTTGATCAGATGTCCAAACAATAA